GAAACCAGGCGATCCAGGAATTCATACATCCGTTGGCGACGCAAGGTCACCTTCACACCGATGGGCATGCCTTCGCGAAGCTTAAAAGCAGCAACGCTCTTACGTGCCCGACAAATCTGAGGACGCTGACCGGTGAATTCGGCCATTGCTTCCGCAGCTTCGTCAACGTGCTTCTTTTCGGTGACGGCGGTGCCGACACCCATGTTCACGACGATCTTACGCAGACGCGGCAGATTCATCGGGTTCTTACGACCCAGCTTCTCAGCCAGTGCCGGAAGCACTTCTTTTTCGAATTGTTCTTGAAGTCGTGGTTTGCTCATGGCTTATCTCGAACGTTTACCGGCTCACGCCTATGTTTTGGAAACTGCTCGTGAAGCAGTGTTACTTGGCGGGGCTCAGCGTACCAAGTTCGGCACTGCACGATTTGCAGTAGCGAACCTTGCTGCCGTCCTCTTTGATCTTGGCACCGGTCTTGGTGCGTTTCTTACACTCGGTGCAAACCAGCATCACGTTGGAAATGTCGATTGGCATTTCCTTCGAGAGCTTACCGCCACGTGGGTTACGTTGGCTTGGTTTGACGTGCTTGTAGACCTTCGCAGCCCCTTCGACCAGGATCTTGCCCTTGTCGGAGAAAACCTTGAGGACCTTGCCTCGCAGTTGGCCAGCGCTGTCGGCCCCGGTGATGATTTCGACGGTGTCGTCAACTTTGATATGCATTAGACCACCTCACTCGCCAAACTGACGATCTTCATGAACTTACGATCACGCAGCTCACGAGCGACCGCACCGAAAATACGCGTGCCACGCGGGTTATTGTCTTTGTCGATCAGCACCACCGCGTTACGATCGAAGCGGATATAGCTTCCGTCGGGGCGGCGGGTCGACTTCTTGCAGCGAACGATCACAGCCCGAACGACTGCCTTCTTCTTCACGTCCGCACCGGGCACGACTTCCTTGACCGAGCAAATAATCACGTCACCCAGGCCAGCGGTTCGCTTACGCGTTCCACCCAAAACCTTGATGCACATGACCTGCTTCGCTCCGGTGTTGTCGGCGACGGCCAGTCTTGTTTCTTGTTGAATCATCGCTTCTTAAATCCAACCCTATGCTTCAACTGCATAACAGCGTTAGCGGATGTACGGGAGCCTTTAGCTATCTTGATTTTCCTGCAGCTGAGCAGCCGCTTCGCGTGCCGCCTTCAAGGCAGCCACGTCGACTTCGGTGCTCTTCTCGACAATTCGCACCAATTCCCAACGCTTCGTCTTGCTGCGTGGTCGGCTTTCGATGATCTCGACGCGATCGCCCAGTCCCGACTCGTTGTTCTCGTCGTGAACGTGACAGACCATACGTCGCGAGTAGTACTTGCCGTACAGCGGATGACGAATTCGGCGGGCGATTTCGACGCGTCGCGTCTTATCTTGCTTGTCGCCCGTCACGCGACCGACCAATACTTTCTTGGGCATTGCCGAATATCTCTCTTAAAACTGCGTTTGAATTAGGTGCTGGCCGCGGCGGCACGTTCGTGTTGAATCGTCTTGATGCGGGCAACCAGCTTGCGGTTCTTGGCCAACTCGCTGGGGGCATCCAAACGTTCGGTCTGGGATTGAACTCGCAAACGAAACAGCGTTTCCATGGCGTTCTTCAGGTTCGCCTGGAGCTGGTCGTCGCTCATATCTCGCAATTCACTTGCTTTCATCGCTCTATCGCCTATCCACGTTGAATTCGCGGGCTAAGTGCCGCTAACCATTGTTCGGCACCAGGTGGTTACGCCGAAGCCTCGGTTTCCAGGTCGGGACGACGACGCACGAAGCGGCATCGAACCGGCATCTTGTGAGCCAAACGAGCAAAGCAAATCTTTGCTTGCTGTTCGGTAACACCCTTGAGTTCGTACATCACGGTTCCGGGCTTAACGGTGGCAACCCAACGATCGGGCTCACCTTTACCCTTACCCATACGAGTCTCCAACGGACGAGCCGTTACCGACTTGTGGGGGAAAATCCGAATGTACAACTTACCGATACCACGGACGTACTGCTGAGCAGCAATACGACCCGCTTCGATCGTTTGAGCGGTAATATGACCCGCTTGTGTGGATTGAAGTCCAAAATCGCCGAGGACGACGGTGTTGCCACGAGTGGCATTACCTTTTATACGTCTTCTTTGGCTTTTTCGGTGCTTCACTCGTCTGGGCATCATAGCCATCGGAGTCGTCCCCTTCGTAAAAACCGTTATTAATCCAGACCTGAACCCCGATGTGTCCTTGTGGCGTACGAGCTTCGGTGAAGCCGTAATCAATCTTCGCCCGCAAGGTGCTCAGCGGAATCGATCCTTCAATTTGTTTTTCTCGGCGAGCCATTTCCGCACCACCAAGACGACCGGCCATCTGGATTTTGATGCCACGGGCACCAGCCTCCATGGTGCTTTCGATCGCACGTTTCATAGTGCGTCGGAAGCTGGCACGCTTGGCCAACTGATCGGCGATATCCTCGGCGACCAACTGAGCTCGAAGCTCTGGGCGACCCACTTCTTCAATCTTCAGATTGATTCGGCGACCGACCAAATTTTGTAGTTCTTCCTGCAACTTCTCGACTTCCTGACCCTTCTGACCAATGATCAGACCTGGTCGGGCGACGAACAGCGTCACGCGAACTTCGTCACGCGTACGCTCGATCTCGATCTTGTCGATACCAGCGTTGCGGTACTTCTGTCGAATGCGTTGATCAGGGTGCTTCTGGATGAAGCCGCGGATCTTTTTGTCTTCCAACAAAAGGCCCGGGAAATCACGCTTCGATGCAAACCACTTGCTCTTCCAGCCGACCATCACGCCGGTACGAAACGCAACTGGATTAACTTTTTGTCCCATGCTTGTCTCTCGTCTCGAAGACTGGGCCTGACTCGATGAGCCTGGGCTTAGCCTTGGAGTTCCTCCAGGGTGACGTGAATGTGACAGGTCCGCTTCAAAATCGGGAACGCGCTTCCGCGTGCTCGAGGGCGGAATCGCTTAATGATCGGACCGCCGTCCACGCGAGCTTCGGCGACGAACAGAGCACCCTGATTGGCGGTGCGTCCTTCGTTCTGCTCCGAGTCTTGCGAGTTGCCGATCGCACTCTTGATGACATCTTCCAGCAGACGAGCGCCACGATGCGGTTGGTACCGCAAAATGTCGAGCGCTTCGTCAGCAAGTTTGCCACGCACCAAATCGGCCAGCGGGCGCACCTTTCGCGGGCTGATGCGTGCCAGTCGGTGGGTCGCTTTGAACATGGTTGATCAACTCCTCGATCCACGAGCGTCAGGTCTGGCCCGACATGCCGTGGGCAGCCACGCTGCGTATGCCAATCGGTATGCGTTATTTCTTCTTCTTGTCAGCACCGTGCCCACGGAAAGTACGCGTTGGGGAAAATTCACCCAACTTGTGACCCACCATGTCTTCGGTGACGTAAACCTTCAGGTGGGCTTTGCCGTTATGCACCATGAAAGTGTGACCGACGAATTCCGGGATGATCGTGCAGGCACGAGCCCAAGTCTTGATCGGATCTTTGGTGCCAGCTTCTTCTTGCTGAGCAACCTTCTTGTAAACGTTCGGGTCGACAAACGGCCCTTTTTTCAGGGATCGGCTCATTCTCGAAAACCTCTAGGATCGCGATTCGCGGTCTGGTGTGCTGGGGTTCTTACTTCAACAACTTAAGCAGACCGTAGCGACGCGAACGACGTCGGCGAACGATCGAACGGTTCGAAGCCTTCTTACGATGACGCGTTGCACCACCCTTGGTTGGCTTACCTTGCGGGGTAACCGGATGACGACCACCCTTGGTACGACCTTCACCACCACCGTGCGGGTGATCGATCGGGTTCATCGCAGTACCACGAACGTGAGGGCGACGGCCAAGCCAACGCTTACGACCCGCCTTACCCAACACAACCTTCTCGTGATCAGGGTTGCTTACGCGACCGATCGTAGCTCGGCAGCGACTCGACACGCGGCGAATTTCGCCGGACGGCAAGGAAAGCTGAGCCCAATCGGCTTCACAGGCCATCAAGGTGGCCGAGCTACCTGCACTGCGGCACATCGCACCGCCACGACCAGGCACCATCTCGATATTGTGAACGGTCGTTCCCGCTGGAATATTCTTGAGCGGCAAGCAGTTGCCAACCGAAGGGGAAGCTTCGGGGCCATTCTGAATCTTGTCGCCAGCCTTTAACCCATCTGGGCAAAGGATATATCGCTTCTCGCCGTCCATGTAGTTCAAGAGGGCGATACGAGCACTGCGGTTTGGATCGTACTGAACCGAAGCAACGAGTGCCGGCACACCATCCTTGGCGCGGCGGAAGTCAATAACGCGAAAGCGTCGCTTATGACCACCACCACGATGACGTGCGGTGATTTTACCTTGGTTATTACGACCGCCGGTCTTGGTGATCTTGCGGAGCAAGGCCTTTTCCGGCTTCGCACCCTTGGTCAACTCCTTGAAGTCGCTAACCGAAGCGTTACGACGCCCAGCGGAGGTCGGCTTGTATTTTCGGATACCCATGTTTCGTCTCGTAATCTATTACGTGTCGCAGCTTAGGAAAGGACCGAGTCGATTAATAGAAGTCGATCTTTTGATCTTCAGCCAACGTAACGATGGCCTTCTTCCAGTTGCGGGTCTTTCCATTGCGAAAACGATAACGGCGGGCCTTGCCCTTCCGCGATTGCGTCTTCACGCCGGCGACTTTGACGTCGAACAACTCTTCAACCGCACGGCGAACGTCCAGCTTAGTGGCCGTAGGTGCGATCTCAAACGTGTATTGATTCAAATCTTCCGAAGCCTGAACACCCTTTTCGGTGACAAGCGGACGCAGAATCACCTGGTGTGATTCAAGCGTGCCCTTCGCGGTGGCTTCGTCAATTTTGAAGTATGGCCGTGCCATTTTGGCACCTCTGTCGCTATGTCAGGTTGACTTGAATACTGCTAACGCTTGGCTGCGATTACTCGCTTTTGCCACTGCTGCGGAGGCTGTCCAAAGCGGCCTTGGTAATAAGCAGCTTGCGAGGACGCAACACCGAGTAGGCATTCAGCTCGGCGACCGGGCTAACCGACACGCCTTCAATGTTTCGTGCACTGCGATAGAAAACTGGATCGTGCTTTTCGAGGGCAATCCCAATCTTCTGACCATAGACGCCAAGAGCCTTCAAGGCACCTGCAACGCTTTTGGTCTTAATTTCGCTCTGGGCGAGGTCATCAACGACCATAACCTGCTCGCTCTGAATCTTACTGGCGATCGCCATGCGAGTGGCAATCTTCAAAGCCTTCTTATTCAGGCGGAACGAGTAGTCGCGAGGACGGATCGCAAAAATATGACCACCACCACGGCGAACACCGCTACGCTTGGAACCGGCACGTGCGTTGCCAGTACCCTTTTGGCGATACATCTTCTTGGTCGAACCAGCGACTTCAGCACGTGTCTTCGTACGATGAGTACCTTGACGAAGATTCGCCTGGTACATCACGACGGCGTCGTGCAGCAACTGCTTGTTAATCGACGGAGCGATTTCGGCCGGATCAAGCTCGTACTTGCCGACTTCCTTTCCGCTCTTGTCAAATATGGGCAAACTCACCATGGGAAAATTCTTTCACGCGAGGCGCGATGGATACCTTAGCGAACCATGTTGGTTTCACGGATGATCACGTAACCACCGTTGGGGCCTGGCACGGCACCATTCAAAAGCAGCACGCCGTTCTCTTCGTCGACCTTAACCACCTTCAGGTTACGAGTGGTAACCTTAGCGTTACCGTACTGGCCGCTCATCTTCAGGCCCTTGAAGGTCCGGCTAGGATATGCACTACAGCCAGTACCACCTGAGTGACGGTGAACCTTCTTCACACCATGAGTAGCACGCTGACCAGCGAAGTTATGCCGCTTCATCACACCGGCATAACCGCGACCACGACTCGTGGCAATCACATCGACTCTTACGGTTTCAGCGAGAACGCCAATGCCGATCTCTTGGCCGACTTCATAGCCTTCGGTCGAACCACGAAACTCGCGAATAAATCGCTTGGGCTCACAACCCGCCTTCGCGGCAGCTTCGCCGCCAGCGGCAGCCAACTTCTTGGATCGCTTGCTCGAGAGAGGAGCAACATGACCACGTTCGCTACGAATCGCTAACCGACGAGGCTTGTCGCCGTATCCGATCTGAATTGCCTCGTATCCATCGCGATCCAAGGTTCTCACCTGAAGCACGTGACACGGGCCTGCCTGAACGACCGTTACCGGGATTACTTCCCCAGACTCTGTATAGATCTGGGTCATCCCGACCTTACGGCCGAGTATGCCTTTTGCCATGATTCGTCGCCTTGTAGTCTGTTGCTCGCTTCGCTGGATTAGCCACCGGGCTAATTACCAACCGAAGCTTCCAGCCATTCAGAGACTCTTAAAAACGAGCTGTGAAAA
The genomic region above belongs to Blastopirellula marina and contains:
- the rplD gene encoding 50S ribosomal protein L4, translated to MVSLPIFDKSGKEVGKYELDPAEIAPSINKQLLHDAVVMYQANLRQGTHRTKTRAEVAGSTKKMYRQKGTGNARAGSKRSGVRRGGGHIFAIRPRDYSFRLNKKALKIATRMAIASKIQSEQVMVVDDLAQSEIKTKSVAGALKALGVYGQKIGIALEKHDPVFYRSARNIEGVSVSPVAELNAYSVLRPRKLLITKAALDSLRSSGKSE
- the rplW gene encoding 50S ribosomal protein L23; this encodes MARPYFKIDEATAKGTLESHQVILRPLVTEKGVQASEDLNQYTFEIAPTATKLDVRRAVEELFDVKVAGVKTQSRKGKARRYRFRNGKTRNWKKAIVTLAEDQKIDFY
- the rplE gene encoding 50S ribosomal protein L5, which gives rise to MSKPRLQEQFEKEVLPALAEKLGRKNPMNLPRLRKIVVNMGVGTAVTEKKHVDEAAEAMAEFTGQRPQICRARKSVAAFKLREGMPIGVKVTLRRQRMYEFLDRLVSLALPQVRDFRGVNRKSFDGNGNYTMGLTEQMVFPELNPDKYTRQQGMDITFVTSGATDDEARELLAMLGMPFQRDEPKKKKTA
- the rplV gene encoding 50S ribosomal protein L22, with the protein product MFKATHRLARISPRKVRPLADLVRGKLADEALDILRYQPHRGARLLEDVIKSAIGNSQDSEQNEGRTANQGALFVAEARVDGGPIIKRFRPRARGSAFPILKRTCHIHVTLEELQG
- the rpsS gene encoding 30S ribosomal protein S19 codes for the protein MSRSLKKGPFVDPNVYKKVAQQEEAGTKDPIKTWARACTIIPEFVGHTFMVHNGKAHLKVYVTEDMVGHKLGEFSPTRTFRGHGADKKKK
- the rpsC gene encoding 30S ribosomal protein S3; the protein is MGQKVNPVAFRTGVMVGWKSKWFASKRDFPGLLLEDKKIRGFIQKHPDQRIRQKYRNAGIDKIEIERTRDEVRVTLFVARPGLIIGQKGQEVEKLQEELQNLVGRRINLKIEEVGRPELRAQLVAEDIADQLAKRASFRRTMKRAIESTMEAGARGIKIQMAGRLGGAEMARREKQIEGSIPLSTLRAKIDYGFTEARTPQGHIGVQVWINNGFYEGDDSDGYDAQTSEAPKKPKKTYKR
- the rplB gene encoding 50S ribosomal protein L2, with protein sequence MGIRKYKPTSAGRRNASVSDFKELTKGAKPEKALLRKITKTGGRNNQGKITARHRGGGHKRRFRVIDFRRAKDGVPALVASVQYDPNRSARIALLNYMDGEKRYILCPDGLKAGDKIQNGPEASPSVGNCLPLKNIPAGTTVHNIEMVPGRGGAMCRSAGSSATLMACEADWAQLSLPSGEIRRVSSRCRATIGRVSNPDHEKVVLGKAGRKRWLGRRPHVRGTAMNPIDHPHGGGEGRTKGGRHPVTPQGKPTKGGATRHRKKASNRSIVRRRRSRRYGLLKLLK
- the rplC gene encoding 50S ribosomal protein L3, whose amino-acid sequence is MAKGILGRKVGMTQIYTESGEVIPVTVVQAGPCHVLQVRTLDRDGYEAIQIGYGDKPRRLAIRSERGHVAPLSSKRSKKLAAAGGEAAAKAGCEPKRFIREFRGSTEGYEVGQEIGIGVLAETVRVDVIATSRGRGYAGVMKRHNFAGQRATHGVKKVHRHSGGTGCSAYPSRTFKGLKMSGQYGNAKVTTRNLKVVKVDEENGVLLLNGAVPGPNGGYVIIRETNMVR
- the rplP gene encoding 50S ribosomal protein L16; the protein is MAMMPRRVKHRKSQRRRIKGNATRGNTVVLGDFGLQSTQAGHITAQTIEAGRIAAQQYVRGIGKLYIRIFPHKSVTARPLETRMGKGKGEPDRWVATVKPGTVMYELKGVTEQQAKICFARLAHKMPVRCRFVRRRPDLETEASA
- the rplX gene encoding 50S ribosomal protein L24; this translates as MHIKVDDTVEIITGADSAGQLRGKVLKVFSDKGKILVEGAAKVYKHVKPSQRNPRGGKLSKEMPIDISNVMLVCTECKKRTKTGAKIKEDGSKVRYCKSCSAELGTLSPAK
- the rplN gene encoding 50S ribosomal protein L14; protein product: MIQQETRLAVADNTGAKQVMCIKVLGGTRKRTAGLGDVIICSVKEVVPGADVKKKAVVRAVIVRCKKSTRRPDGSYIRFDRNAVVLIDKDNNPRGTRIFGAVARELRDRKFMKIVSLASEVV
- the rpmC gene encoding 50S ribosomal protein L29 — protein: MKASELRDMSDDQLQANLKNAMETLFRLRVQSQTERLDAPSELAKNRKLVARIKTIQHERAAAAST
- the rpsQ gene encoding 30S ribosomal protein S17 yields the protein MPKKVLVGRVTGDKQDKTRRVEIARRIRHPLYGKYYSRRMVCHVHDENNESGLGDRVEIIESRPRSKTKRWELVRIVEKSTEVDVAALKAAREAAAQLQENQDS